A section of the Ovis canadensis isolate MfBH-ARS-UI-01 breed Bighorn chromosome 1, ARS-UI_OviCan_v2, whole genome shotgun sequence genome encodes:
- the ANKRD35 gene encoding ankyrin repeat domain-containing protein 35 — MKRIFSCSSSQVAVERWNRRDQKLLEAVQRGDVGRVAALASRKSARPTKLDSNGQSPFHLAASKGLTECLTILLANGADINSKNEDGSTALHLATISCQPQCVKVLLQHGANEDAVDAENRSPLHWAASSGCASSVLLLCDHEAFLDVLDNDGRTPLMIASLGGHAAICSQLLQRGARVNVTDKNDKSALILACEKGSAEVAELLLSHGADAGAVDGTGHDALHYALRTQDRTLWRLLRQALNRQGRGGQGPVQHMNPASQASPSESQVGASPKSPWRAEPEEEQEEEEDEDPCSEEWKWKYEEEKRKVSQLEQELLQKMEECKAQATAYLGLENQIQEHVRELGLLLSQEPRAPGDQGSSLRPGGDGMEQGCALNLLAKHIQELKKHQQATAAAAANPVLASKKAEDSVSGEIQYEAQGRSQPEQEPPQSPKSETVGETTGQQLTNSDGQALCLDHTDQLFAGQKERPQAPGSEPTSTVAEPVGTAAMNQLLLQLREELAAVWREKDAARGALSRPVLEGALGTPRAEAAAAAWEKMEARLEQVLVRLDRAKAGLQMKPQAPAQEPREEAPKALPGTITQEDEEKEKRVPGARGEPLGAPGGDQMAGGGQARGQLEKEVSALRLSNSNLLEELGQLGRERQRLQGELQSLSQRLQREFVPRPEAQVQLQQLRRSVELLTDELALEKEATEKLRKRLASQNRGLQGLWDCLPPDLVGQGSARGAAEPLEDLQACISALVARHREAQQGLARLEEENQQLRGSPSRRGEPGVSTKGSASPQVVALEQDLGKLEEELRAVQATMSGKSQEIGKLKQLLYQATEEVEELRAREAASLRQHEKTRGSLVAQAQAWGQELKALLEKYNTACREMGRLREAAAEELRRSGDLATRAAEHERQASEMRGRSEQFEKTAELLKEKVEHLIGACRDKEAKIKELLKKLEQLSEEVLAVRGDNARLALQLQDSQKNHEEIISTYRKHLLNAAQGYMEQDVYNILLRILSIQE; from the exons atGAAGCGCATCTTCTCCTGCTCCAGCTCACAGGTGGCG GTGGAGAGATGGAACCGCCGTGATCAGAAGCTGCTGGAGGCGGTGCAACGGGGGGACGTGGGACGCGTGGCTGCCCTGGCCTCCAGGAAATCTGCCCGACCCACTAAGCTAGACTCGAACGGCCAGTCCCC GTTTCATCTGGCCGCCTCCAAAGGCCTGACAGAATGTCTGACTATACTACTTGCCAATGGGGCTGACATCAACAGCAAGAATGAGGACG GCAGCACCGCCCTGCACTTGGCCACCATTTCTTGCCAGCCACAATGTGTCAAGGTCCTGCTGCAG CATGGTGCCAATGAAGATGCTGTAGATGCAGAAAATCGTAGTCCATTGCACTGGGCAG CCTCCTCTGGCTGTGCTTCAAGTGTGCTCCTTTTGTGTGATCATGAAGCCTTCCTGGATGTCCTGGATAAT GATGGACGTACACCCCTGATGATTGCCTCACTGGGCGGTCATGCAGCTATCTGCTCACAGCTACTGCAGAGAGGTGCCCGGGTCAATGTCACCGACAAGAATGACAA ATCGGCTCTGATCCTGGCCTGTGAAAAAGGCAGTGCTGAGGTGGCTGAACTGCTCCTGAGCCATGGAGCAGATGCGGGGGCAGTGGACGGCACGGGGCATGATGCTTTGCATTATGCCCTACGCACACAAGACAGGACACTGTGGAGGCTGCTGCGGCAGGCCCTGAACCGGCAGGGCAGAGGGG GTCAGGGGCCAGTTCAACACATGAATCCTGCATCCCAG gcctctccctctgagtctcagGTGGGTGCTTCACCTAAGAGCCCATGGAGGGCAGAGCCTGAGGAGgagcaagaggaagaagaggatgagGATCCATGTTCAGAGGAGTGGAAGTGGAAGTatgaagaggagaagagaaaagttTCTCAGTTGGAGCAGGAACTGCTGCAAAAGATGGAAGAGTGCAAGGCTCAAGCTACAGCTTACCTGGGCCTGGAGAATCAGATTCAAGAACACGTGCGGGAGCTGGGGCTCCTCCTGTCCCAAGAGCCCAGAGCTCCAGGGGACCAGGGCTCTAGTCTCCGGCCTGGAGGAGACGGCATGGAACAGGGTTGTGCTCTCAACCTTCTGGCTAAGCACATACAAGAGCTGAAGAAGCATCAGCAGGCCACAGCTGCAGCGGCAGCCAACCCAGTATTAGCTTCCAAGAAGGCTGAGGATTCAGTCTCAGGGGAGATCCAGTATGAAGCCCAGGGAAGGTCCCAACCAGAACAGGAGCCACCCCAGAGCCCAAAGTCTGAGACTGTAGGGGAAACTACAGGACAGCAACTGACCAACAGTGATGGGCAGGCCCTTTGCCTTGATCATACTGACCAGCTGTTTGCTGGCCAGAAGGAGAGGCCCCAGGCTCCAGGGTCTGAACCCACAAGCACAGTGGCTGAGCCAGTGGGCACAGCAGCCATGAATCAGCTCCTGCTACAGCTGAGGGAGGAGCTGGCTGCGGTGTGGCGAGAAAAGGATGCAGCCCGGGGGGCTTTATCAAGACCCGTCTTGGAGGGAGCTCTGGGGACACCCCGGGCTGAGGCTGCAGCAGCTGCCTGGGAGAAGATGGAGGCCAGGTTGGAGCAGGTGCTGGTGAGACTGGATCGAGCAAAAGCAGGATTGCAGATGAaaccccaggcccctgcccaGGAGCCCAGAGAGGAAGCACCCAAGGCACTGCCAGGGACCATCACCCAAGAggatgaagaaaaggagaaaagggtccCCGGAGCCCGGGGAGAACCTCTAGGGGCTCCTGGAGGGGATCAGATGGCAGGAGGAGGCCAGGCCAGGGGACAGCTGGAGAAGGAGGTGTCCGCCCTGAGACTGAGCAACAGTAACTTGCTGGAGGAGCTGGGGCAGCTGGGCCGGGAGCGGCAGCGGTTGCAGGGGGAGCTGCAGTCCCTGAGCCAGCGGCTACAGCGGGAGTTTGTGCCCAGGCCGGAGGCGCAAGTCCAGCTACAGCAGTTGCGGAGGAGTGTGGAGCTGCTGACAGATGAActggccctggagaaggaggccACCGAGAAGCTGCGGAAGCGCCTGGCCTCCCAGAACAGAGGCCTCCAGGGGCTGTGGGACTGCCTGCCCCCAGACCTGGTAGGCCAGGGGAGTGCACGGGGCGCAGCCGAGCCCCTcgaagacctgcaggcctgcatCAGTGCCTTGGTGGCCAGGCACCGCGAGGCCCAGCAGGGGCTGGCTCGGCTGGAAGAGGAAAACCAGCAGCTACGGGGCTCCCCTTCCCGCCGTGGGGAGCCAGGCGTCTCCACGAAGGGCTCGGCCTCCCCTCAGGTGGTGGCTCTGGAGCAAGACCTGGGGAAGCTGGAGGAAGAGCTGCGGGCAGTTCAGGCCACAATGAGCGGGAAGAGCCAGGAGATCGGGAAGCTGAAGCAGCTGCTCTACCAAGCCACTGAGGAAGTGGAGGAGCTGAGGGCCCGGGAGGCGGCCAGCCTGCGGCAGCACGAGAAAACTCggggctccctggtggcccaggcccAGGCTTGGGGCCAGGAGCTGAAGGCTCTGCTGGAAAAGTACAACACTGCCTGCCGGGAGATGGGTAGGCTGCGGGAGGCGGCGGCCGAGGAGCTGCGCCGGAGCGGGGACCTGGCCACGCGCGCAGCGGAGCACGAGCGCCAGGCCAGCGAGATGCGCGGACGCTCGGAACAGTTCGAGAAGACGGCGGAGCTGCTCAAGGAGAAGGTGGAGCATCTCATCGGGGCTTGCCGGGACAAGGAGGCCAAG ATCAAGGAATTGTTGAAGAAGCTGGAGCAGCTTTCGGAGGAGGTTCTAGCTGTTCGGGGAGATAATGCTCGCCTTGCTCTACAGCTGCAG GATTCCCAGAAGAACCATGAAGAGATCATCTCTACCTATAGGAAGCATCTGCTGAATGCTGCTCAG GGCTACATGGAACAGGACGTGTATAATATCCTCCTGCGAATCCTCAGCATACAGGAGTGA